A stretch of the Rhizobium sullae genome encodes the following:
- a CDS encoding NAD(P)H-dependent oxidoreductase → MVIDTLLKKREEDGRPIRVGMYGAGFMAKGIVNQISNSVPGMILCVICNRNVEKAILAYRAAGLEASYASDGSSLSRLIAEGTAAVTDDPALLYESGDLDCLIDATGAIEYGANVSLGAIAHGRDMVTMNAELDGTVGPLLKKKADAAGVIFTACDGDQPGVQMNLWRFVKSIGLTPLMCGNIKGLQDPYRTPTTQAEFAAKWGQDPHMVTSFADGTKISFEQAIVANGTGMSILKRGMTGVEHRGHVDELVNAYDIEALKAVGGAVDYVVGATPGPGVFILAYHDDPKQQHYLNLYKLGTGPLYSFYTPYHLCHFEVPLSVARVALLRDPVLQPLDGPRVEVVATAKRGLNAGETIDGLGGYMSYGQCERVDVVGVQDLLPMGVAEGCILKHAVAKDQVLTYADVVLPAGRIIDLLRREQAAMFAA, encoded by the coding sequence ATGGTGATTGATACGCTCCTGAAGAAGCGGGAAGAGGATGGCCGTCCCATTAGGGTCGGGATGTACGGCGCGGGCTTCATGGCGAAGGGCATCGTCAACCAGATCTCAAATTCCGTACCGGGAATGATCCTTTGCGTGATCTGCAACCGAAACGTGGAGAAGGCTATATTAGCCTACCGCGCTGCTGGCCTTGAGGCCTCCTACGCCAGCGATGGCAGCAGTCTCTCCCGCCTGATCGCCGAAGGCACGGCGGCTGTCACCGACGATCCAGCATTGCTGTATGAGTCGGGTGATCTGGATTGCTTGATTGATGCGACGGGTGCGATCGAATATGGCGCCAACGTCAGCTTAGGCGCAATCGCGCACGGTCGCGACATGGTGACCATGAATGCCGAACTGGACGGTACGGTTGGTCCGCTTCTCAAGAAAAAAGCCGATGCGGCGGGGGTTATCTTCACGGCCTGCGATGGAGACCAGCCTGGCGTACAGATGAACTTGTGGCGCTTCGTCAAATCGATCGGCCTTACTCCGCTCATGTGCGGCAATATCAAAGGCCTGCAGGATCCCTATCGCACACCGACAACGCAGGCCGAATTCGCTGCGAAATGGGGGCAGGACCCGCATATGGTCACCAGCTTCGCTGATGGCACGAAGATTAGCTTTGAGCAAGCTATTGTCGCGAACGGCACTGGCATGTCCATTTTGAAGCGCGGCATGACAGGTGTCGAGCATCGTGGCCATGTCGATGAACTCGTCAACGCGTACGACATTGAGGCGCTGAAAGCCGTCGGTGGAGCCGTCGACTATGTCGTGGGAGCAACCCCAGGTCCGGGCGTCTTTATTCTCGCATACCACGACGATCCGAAGCAGCAGCATTACCTGAACCTTTACAAGCTCGGAACCGGCCCGCTTTATAGCTTTTACACACCTTACCATCTTTGCCATTTCGAAGTCCCCCTCTCCGTGGCTCGCGTTGCACTCTTGCGCGATCCCGTGCTTCAACCACTGGACGGGCCTAGGGTGGAGGTTGTTGCGACTGCAAAGCGCGGCCTTAATGCCGGCGAAACGATCGACGGTCTGGGCGGCTACATGAGCTATGGTCAGTGCGAGCGCGTCGATGTCGTCGGCGTTCAGGACTTGCTGCCCATGGGTGTTGCAGAGGGATGCATCTTGAAACATGCCGTGGCGAAGGATCAAGTCCTTACCTATGCAGATGTGGTGCTGCCGGCCGGCCGCATCATCGATCTCCTGCGCCGCGAACAGGCGGCAATGTTTGCTGCGTAG
- the rfbC gene encoding dTDP-4-dehydrorhamnose 3,5-epimerase: MKFHKTPLDGAYVIEPEPRGDERGWFQRVFCEREMADAGVEGRFVQVNNSFNAEAGTLRGLHYQLPPSPEVKIVRCLSGALWDCIIDLRPDSPTYLGWHAVELTGENRLAFYVPRGFAHGFVTLRPNTETLYLSSEFYDPKSECGVRWNDPKFGIAWPVEGAVISEKDAKWPDFDEDFHGVERLRGI, from the coding sequence ATGAAGTTTCACAAAACGCCCTTGGATGGTGCATACGTCATCGAGCCGGAGCCGCGCGGGGACGAACGTGGATGGTTTCAGCGCGTCTTCTGCGAGCGGGAAATGGCCGACGCCGGCGTGGAAGGCCGTTTCGTTCAAGTCAATAATTCGTTCAACGCCGAAGCAGGCACCCTGCGTGGGCTGCACTATCAACTTCCGCCCTCGCCAGAAGTTAAGATCGTCCGGTGCCTCTCCGGCGCGCTGTGGGACTGCATCATCGATCTGCGACCCGATTCCCCGACGTACCTCGGTTGGCACGCGGTTGAGTTAACGGGTGAGAACCGTCTGGCCTTTTATGTGCCCCGCGGCTTTGCCCACGGGTTTGTGACACTGAGGCCCAACACTGAGACGTTGTATCTTTCCAGCGAATTCTACGATCCAAAGTCGGAGTGCGGTGTGCGTTGGAATGATCCGAAGTTCGGCATCGCATGGCCGGTTGAAGGGGCTGTGATTTCGGAGAAAGACGCGAAATGGCCCGACTTCGATGAGGATTTTCATGGCGTGGAACGCCTACGCGGCATCTAA